The genomic region TACCCGACCGACGTGCCGCTGTCGACGCAACAGACATTGGGCAACGTCGTCGACAATCAGCAGTATCAGGGAGTGCCGCTCCACAAGTACGGGTGGTCCGTCGATTTCCATACACTGCCGCACACGACGACCGCAAGCATCGGGGCCGACTACTTCGCAAAGAATAACAACTTCAATACAGTACCGTTCTGGTCGTACAACGCATCGTTCAGCATGCCGGTCGGCGATAGCGAACTCCATATCGGTTGGGTCAACATCTTCAATACGCAGGCCGGACTGTGGTCGGTTTACCAAAGCGGCGTGCCATATCCGGGAGCAAGCGGCTGCACCGCGTTTGGTCCATGCGCAACCGGCAATCTGTATAAGACGACGCTGTTCCAACAAGCGCCGCACATGCTAACGGTTACATTTGACCACAGGTGGGGTTCGCTCCACTAGTCACGGGCTTTACCCGGGAAGGCGAGCCTTCGAACGGCGGCGTAGGTCCCGCGCGGGACCATCGCCGTCGTCCGGAGGCTTTTCACATGCGGCGTCTGTTCATGTTGGCGGCTGTGGCCGCGCTCATCGCGGGCTGTTCGAGTGGTGGCAGCGGGTCATCCGGTGCAAACCAGACGAACGGCGCCAAACCGTCGCTCAAACTCGCTATGGTCACCGACGTCGGCGGTCTGGGTGACAAGTCGTTCAACGACTCCGCAAATCGCGGGCTTCAGTGGGCCAAGACTCAGCTCGACGCACGGGTGACCGTCCTGCAGTCGCGCTCGGTGACGGATTACGAACCGAATCTTTCGACGCTCGCCGATCAGGGCAACGATTTGATCTTCGCGATCGGTTTCCTGATGCACGATTCGCTCAACGACGTCGCGCCGCGGTATCCGGCCACACACTTCGCCATCATCGACTCGGTCGTCGACCAGCCCAACGTCACGTCCATCACGTTCAAAGAGGAAGAGAGCTCCTTTCTCGCGGGCGTGATCGCTGGGCTCGCGACGAAGAAGAACGTCGTGGCATTTCTCGGCGGCATCGAGTCGCCGTTGATCGAAAAATTTCAGGCAGGTTTCGCCGCCGGCGTGGAATCGGTGAATCCCCACGCGACGATGCTCGTGAAATACACGGGCTCGTTCGACGACGTCGCCAGCGGCAAAGAATACACGAGCGTGCTCTACGATCAGGGCGCGGATATCGTGTACGCGGCTGCGGGCAAATGCGGGCTCGGCGCCATTGACGAGGCCCAAGCGCGGCCGTCGGGTTACTATGTTATCGGCGTTGATTCAGACCAAGACGCCATCGCGCCCGGCAAAGTGCTCACGAGCGCGCTGAAGCACGTGGATCACGCAGTGCTCGCTCTAGCAGCCGACGCTTCGCGTGGAGCCTATCCGCGCGGAACCCTCGTCTTCGGCCTAAAGGAGGGCGGAGTCGGCCTCACCGAGATGAAGTACACGCGCCGTTTTCTGCCGGCAGGTGCGCTCGCAACGGAGAAGGCCTACGAGAAGATGATCATCGCCCGTAAACTTGTCGTGCCGTCGACGCTGGTCCAACTGAAGGCGTTCGTCCCGGTGCACCCGGCCGCAACGAAGTGATCCAAGGCGGCCCGGCCGCTCCACCGCCCGCGCTGTCGGCTCACGGCGTCACCAAGCGCTTCGGCGCGCTCGTCGCAAACGATTCAGTGGATTTCGACGTGCGCTTCGGGGAAGTCCATGCGTTGATCGGCGAGAACGGCGCAGGCAAGAGCACGCTGATGAACGTGCTGTACGGTGTGCTTCGCCCCGATGGCGGATCCATACAGGTTGAAGGCAAGGACGTCGCGTTCGGATCGTGCTCCGATGCGATGCGCGCCGGCATCGGCATGGTCTTCCAGCACTTCTTGCTCATCGAACGCTTCACCGTCGCCGAAAACGTCCTGCTAGGACGCGAACGCACGCACGGCGGGTTCACCGACCGGCGTGCGGCCGAAGCCGAGGTCAGAGAACTTTCGGCGCGATACAAGTTCGGCCTCGATCCGAAGGCGCGCGTCGAAGCGCTCAACGTCGGCGCGCGTCAGCAGGTCGAGCTGCTCAAGGTCCTCGAGCGCGATGCACGCATCGTCATCCTCGACGAACCGACCGCTGCGCTTGCGCCCGCGGAAGCGTCTGCGCTCTTCGATATCGTGAGACGCTTGCGTTCAGAGGGCCGAGCGGTCATCCTCATCGCCCACAAGCTGAAGGAAGTCTTAGCGCTCGCAGACCGCGTCACGGTTCTGCGGCGCGGCAAGGTCTCGGGGTCGCTGCCTATCGACCGCGCCGACGCCGCAACGCTTGCCACGCTGATGGTCGGTAAAGTCGTCGACTTGGATGCGCGCGAGCCGCGCCGCACGGCGCCGGGCGACATTGCGCTCGCAGTTCGCGGCCTCAACGTGCTGAATGACGATCGTCGGCCGGCCGTCCGCGGCGTGAGCCTTGACGTTCGTGCCGGAGAGATCCTGGGGATCGCCGGTGTCGAGGGCAACGGCCAGACCGAATTCGCAGAAGCACTGTACGGACTTCGGTCGCTCTCAAGCGGAAGCGTGACATTTGCGGGGCGCGACGTGTCACGGCTCTCCGCACGAGCGCGAAGGGTCGCGGGCATCCGCTACGTTCCGGCGGACCGGCAGCGCGAAGGGCTCGTGCTCGACTTCGATACCGCCGAAAATGCGTTGCTCGGAGACCAGCGGCGCACGAGTCGCGGCATGCGTCTCAACCTTTCGCTCGGGCGAAGTGCGGCACGCGAGATCGACGCGCGCTATGCGCTGGCGGGATTCGACCTGGCAAAGCCGGCAGGCGCATATTCCGGCGGCACGCAGCAGAAACTGATCGTCGGCCGCGAGATGACCGACGACACGCGGCTGTTGATCTGCGTGGCCCCTACCCGCGGCGTCGATATCGGCGCCGCGGCGATCATCCATCGAAGGCTGCGCGACGTCCGCGACAGCGGAGCGAGCATCGTGCTGATCTCGTTCGACCTCGATGAGATCCGCGCGCTCTCCGACCGCATCGTCGTCTTCAGCGAAGGCCGGATCTCGGGCGAATTCGCAGCGGAGTCCGCGACCGACGCCCAGCTCGGCGCCTGCATGGCGGGAGTCGGTTCCGTTGCGTGATGCGCTGCGACACGCAGCCGGCCCGATAGGCGCGCTTGCGCTCGCGCTTCTCGTGTCGTCGTTTGTCATGCTCGCCTTCCACGCCAATCCGATCGATGCGTTCGGCGCTCTTGCGCGCGGTGCGTTCGGTTCGAAGCAAGGCTTAGCCGAAACGCTCGTCCAGACGACGGCGTTGCTTTTCGCAGGACTCGGCGTGGCCGTGGCGTTTCGCGCGGGCCTCTTCAACATCGGCGCCGAGGGGCAGCTCGTGGCAGGGGGCCTGTGCACGGCTGTCGCCGGAGCGGCGCTGCATCTTCCCGCGGTCGTCGAGATACCGTTATGTCTCGTCGCCGGCGCGATCGGCGGCGCGATCTGGGGCGGGATCGCCGGCGTCCTTCGCGCGCGATTCGGCGCAAGCGAAGTCATCACGACGATCATGCTCAACTACATTGCGTTTCTTGGGTCGAG from Candidatus Eremiobacteraceae bacterium harbors:
- a CDS encoding ABC transporter ATP-binding protein, which gives rise to MIQGGPAAPPPALSAHGVTKRFGALVANDSVDFDVRFGEVHALIGENGAGKSTLMNVLYGVLRPDGGSIQVEGKDVAFGSCSDAMRAGIGMVFQHFLLIERFTVAENVLLGRERTHGGFTDRRAAEAEVRELSARYKFGLDPKARVEALNVGARQQVELLKVLERDARIVILDEPTAALAPAEASALFDIVRRLRSEGRAVILIAHKLKEVLALADRVTVLRRGKVSGSLPIDRADAATLATLMVGKVVDLDAREPRRTAPGDIALAVRGLNVLNDDRRPAVRGVSLDVRAGEILGIAGVEGNGQTEFAEALYGLRSLSSGSVTFAGRDVSRLSARARRVAGIRYVPADRQREGLVLDFDTAENALLGDQRRTSRGMRLNLSLGRSAAREIDARYALAGFDLAKPAGAYSGGTQQKLIVGREMTDDTRLLICVAPTRGVDIGAAAIIHRRLRDVRDSGASIVLISFDLDEIRALSDRIVVFSEGRISGEFAAESATDAQLGACMAGVGSVA
- a CDS encoding BMP family ABC transporter substrate-binding protein; the encoded protein is MRRLFMLAAVAALIAGCSSGGSGSSGANQTNGAKPSLKLAMVTDVGGLGDKSFNDSANRGLQWAKTQLDARVTVLQSRSVTDYEPNLSTLADQGNDLIFAIGFLMHDSLNDVAPRYPATHFAIIDSVVDQPNVTSITFKEEESSFLAGVIAGLATKKNVVAFLGGIESPLIEKFQAGFAAGVESVNPHATMLVKYTGSFDDVASGKEYTSVLYDQGADIVYAAAGKCGLGAIDEAQARPSGYYVIGVDSDQDAIAPGKVLTSALKHVDHAVLALAADASRGAYPRGTLVFGLKEGGVGLTEMKYTRRFLPAGALATEKAYEKMIIARKLVVPSTLVQLKAFVPVHPAATK